One segment of Mycolicibacterium sp. YH-1 DNA contains the following:
- a CDS encoding ATP-binding cassette domain-containing protein: MTRPSPPALTVRYDGSSRTFAPGNDVVVGRDLRADVRIAHPLTSRAHLILRFDQGRWLAIDNGSLNGMYVNGQRAPVADIADGLGVNIGNPDGPRLTFEVGHHQGAAGSPPPTEAVPVAGRPSAAWPTQPPHAPPANRPPMPPPPGPRAQPMYPSGQQPRYPSGPTPMPPSGGQPAYPSGPQSSYPSAPHAYPSAPQQAYPTPHVSQPISGPSAEPVTQLGPTAAPRQSEGNLATSMMKILRPGRAPEAPAGSVKIGRATDNDIVIPDVLAGRHHATLVLTPSGTEIRDNRSINGTFVNGTRVDAALLRDGDVVTIGNVDLVFTGGTLARRTETEAATRTGGLDVNGVTWTIEGNKTLLDNISLTARPGTLTAVIGPSGAGKSTFARLVAGYTHPTSGTVTFEGHDVHADYASLRSRIGMVPQDDVVHGQLTVKQALMYAAELRLPPDTTTADREQVVMQVLEELEMTKHLETRVDKLSGGQRKRASVALELLTGPSLLILDEPTSGLDPALDRQVMTMLRQLADAGRVVLVVTHSLTYLDVCDQVLLLAPGGKTAFAGPPSQIGPQLGTTNWADIFSAVASDPDGASRKFLERNGPAGPAPQAGEPADLGSPAATSVMRQFSTIARRQIRLIVSDRGYFIFLAILPFIMGVLSLSVPGSTGFGQPDPLGDAPNQPGQVLVLLNVGAIFMGTALTVRDLIGERAIFLREQAVGLSTTAYLLAKVCIYSVFAIVQSGIVTAITLIGVGMPKNGAVMLGSSETAAAIELFLGMAATTVCAATVGLALSALAKTSEQIMPLLVVAVMSQLVFSGGLIPVTGRAPLDQMSWVTPARWGFAATASTVGVTDMVKPPIMPDDAHWRHTSGAWLFDMAMLAALSVFYLSFVRFKIRLKAG, translated from the coding sequence ATGACGCGACCCTCACCGCCCGCGCTGACCGTTCGGTATGACGGTTCGTCCCGCACCTTCGCGCCAGGAAACGACGTTGTCGTTGGCCGCGATCTCCGTGCCGACGTCCGGATTGCCCACCCGCTGACCTCGCGTGCCCACTTGATCCTGCGATTCGACCAGGGCCGATGGCTGGCCATCGACAACGGCTCCCTCAACGGGATGTACGTCAACGGCCAGCGCGCCCCCGTCGCCGACATCGCCGACGGGCTCGGCGTCAACATCGGCAACCCCGATGGGCCCCGACTGACCTTCGAGGTCGGGCATCACCAGGGCGCCGCCGGGTCGCCACCGCCGACCGAGGCGGTGCCGGTCGCAGGTCGGCCCAGCGCCGCATGGCCCACCCAGCCGCCGCACGCGCCGCCGGCCAACCGGCCCCCGATGCCGCCACCGCCGGGACCGCGCGCACAGCCGATGTACCCGTCGGGTCAGCAGCCGCGTTACCCGTCGGGCCCCACGCCGATGCCGCCCAGCGGCGGACAGCCCGCCTATCCGAGCGGCCCGCAGTCGTCGTACCCCAGTGCGCCGCATGCCTACCCGAGCGCGCCGCAGCAGGCGTACCCAACACCGCACGTGTCTCAGCCGATCTCGGGGCCGTCGGCCGAACCGGTCACCCAGCTGGGCCCGACGGCCGCACCGCGCCAGAGTGAGGGCAATCTCGCCACCAGCATGATGAAGATCCTGCGCCCCGGACGGGCGCCGGAGGCTCCTGCGGGGTCGGTCAAGATTGGTCGCGCGACCGATAACGACATCGTCATCCCCGACGTGCTGGCCGGGCGCCACCACGCCACCCTGGTGCTCACCCCCAGTGGCACCGAGATCCGCGACAACCGCAGCATCAACGGCACATTCGTCAACGGCACCCGTGTCGACGCGGCACTGCTGCGCGACGGCGATGTGGTCACCATCGGCAACGTCGACCTGGTGTTCACGGGCGGAACGCTGGCCCGGCGCACCGAGACCGAAGCCGCCACCCGCACTGGCGGGCTCGACGTCAACGGCGTCACCTGGACCATCGAGGGCAATAAGACGCTGCTCGACAACATCTCGCTGACCGCGCGACCGGGCACCCTCACCGCGGTGATCGGGCCGTCGGGCGCGGGCAAGTCCACCTTCGCCCGACTGGTCGCCGGATACACCCATCCGACCTCCGGCACGGTGACCTTCGAGGGTCATGACGTCCACGCCGACTACGCCTCGTTGCGCTCCCGAATCGGGATGGTCCCCCAGGACGATGTCGTGCACGGCCAGCTGACCGTCAAGCAGGCGCTGATGTACGCCGCGGAACTGCGGCTGCCACCGGACACCACTACGGCCGACCGCGAGCAGGTCGTCATGCAGGTGCTCGAGGAACTCGAGATGACCAAACATCTGGAGACCCGCGTCGACAAGCTGTCGGGCGGGCAGCGCAAGCGCGCATCGGTTGCACTCGAGCTGCTGACCGGCCCGTCGCTGCTGATCCTCGACGAGCCCACCTCCGGCCTGGATCCCGCACTGGACCGCCAGGTGATGACGATGCTGCGCCAGCTGGCCGACGCCGGCCGTGTGGTGCTGGTCGTCACGCACTCGCTGACCTACCTGGATGTCTGCGATCAGGTGCTGCTCCTGGCGCCGGGCGGCAAGACCGCGTTCGCCGGGCCGCCCAGCCAGATCGGGCCGCAGCTCGGCACCACCAACTGGGCCGATATCTTCAGCGCCGTCGCGAGCGACCCCGACGGTGCCAGCCGCAAGTTCCTCGAACGCAACGGTCCAGCGGGTCCCGCACCGCAGGCCGGTGAACCCGCCGATCTCGGCAGCCCAGCCGCCACCAGCGTTATGCGGCAGTTCTCGACCATCGCGCGACGACAGATCCGGCTGATCGTCTCCGACCGCGGCTACTTCATCTTCTTGGCCATCCTGCCGTTCATCATGGGCGTGCTGTCGCTCTCCGTGCCCGGCTCCACCGGCTTCGGTCAACCCGATCCGCTCGGCGACGCGCCCAACCAGCCGGGCCAGGTGCTGGTGCTGCTCAACGTCGGCGCCATCTTCATGGGCACCGCGCTGACGGTCCGCGACCTGATCGGCGAACGCGCGATCTTCCTGCGCGAGCAGGCGGTCGGCCTGTCCACCACTGCCTATCTGCTGGCGAAGGTCTGCATCTACTCGGTGTTCGCGATCGTGCAGTCCGGCATCGTCACGGCCATCACGCTGATCGGCGTCGGCATGCCCAAGAATGGCGCGGTGATGCTGGGCAGTAGCGAAACGGCTGCCGCCATCGAGCTGTTCCTGGGAATGGCCGCCACCACCGTGTGCGCGGCGACGGTCGGCCTCGCACTGTCGGCGTTGGCGAAGACCAGCGAGCAGATCATGCCGCTGCTCGTCGTGGCGGTGATGAGCCAGCTGGTGTTCTCCGGCGGCCTGATCCCGGTCACGGGCCGGGCACCGCTCGACCAGATGTCGTGGGTGACGCCTGCCCGCTGGGGTTTCGCGGCGACGGCGTCAACGGTGGGCGTCACAGACATGGTGAAGCCGCCGATCATGCCCGACGACGCGCACTGGAGGCACACCTCCGGGGCGTGGCTCTTCGACATGGCCATGCTGGCCGCGCTATCGGTGTTCTACCTGAGCTTCGTGCGGTTCAAGATCCGCCTCAAGGCCGGCTAG
- a CDS encoding ATP/GTP-binding protein, with product MAYGHFDGPRDTATQRRRETASTKIVISGGFGAGKTTFVGAVSEIMPLRTEAIVTNASQGLDGLEATPDKTTTTVAMDFGRITLADDLVLYLFGTPGQRRFWFMWDDLIRGAIGAIILVDVRRLQDSFAAVDFFEARKLPFVIGVNEFDGAPRYPAQEVRKALALPDHIPVVLVDARDRHSARASLIAVTEYALTNLSNAS from the coding sequence GTGGCCTACGGGCACTTTGATGGTCCCCGAGACACCGCAACCCAGCGGCGGCGGGAGACCGCCTCAACGAAGATCGTGATCTCCGGCGGATTCGGTGCTGGCAAGACGACATTCGTCGGTGCGGTCTCGGAGATCATGCCGCTGCGGACCGAGGCCATCGTGACGAACGCCTCACAGGGGTTGGACGGTCTCGAGGCGACACCGGACAAGACCACCACCACCGTCGCCATGGACTTCGGGCGCATCACCCTGGCTGACGATCTGGTGCTCTACCTGTTCGGCACGCCCGGGCAGCGGCGGTTCTGGTTCATGTGGGACGACCTCATCCGCGGTGCCATCGGCGCGATCATCCTGGTCGACGTGCGACGCCTACAGGACAGTTTCGCCGCCGTCGACTTCTTCGAGGCCCGCAAGCTGCCGTTCGTCATCGGTGTCAACGAATTCGACGGTGCACCAAGGTATCCAGCGCAGGAAGTGCGCAAGGCGCTCGCGCTGCCCGACCACATCCCGGTAGTCCTCGTTGATGCCCGTGACCGCCACTCGGCGCGGGCGTCGCTCATCGCGGTCACCGAGTACGCGTTGACCAACCTCAGCAACGCGTCATAA
- a CDS encoding NADH:flavin oxidoreductase — protein sequence MNTPPNVFTPAQLGPVTLRNRIIKSATFEASSPNSLVTDDLIEFHRLPAAGGVGMTTVAYLAVTPGGRTQGPVIWWRPEAIPGLRTLTDAIHAEGAAVSAQIAHAGPVADAQSNKTEALAPMTSKRARGATRDDIDDIVAAHASAARFAIDAGFDAVEIHLGHGYFVSSFLSPLINKRDDEFGGSLQNRAKVARSVVEAVRRAVDDAGAGKIAVTAKLNMADGVDGGITVEESLQTAKWLQDDGCLDAIELTAGSSLVNPMYTFRGGAPGKDVPALAKVVREYPYYDAYLLDDARLFRAELTMPLILLGGITHRETMDLAMAEGFEFIAMGRALLAEPDLLNRIKADGDAHTVRSVCTHTNDCVVTIYSHTHCVLTGSPG from the coding sequence ATGAACACTCCGCCCAATGTGTTCACCCCGGCCCAGCTCGGCCCGGTGACGCTTCGCAACCGCATCATCAAGTCGGCCACCTTCGAGGCGTCCAGCCCGAACTCGCTGGTCACCGACGATCTGATCGAGTTCCACCGCCTGCCCGCAGCGGGCGGCGTTGGCATGACCACGGTCGCCTACCTTGCGGTGACCCCCGGCGGTCGCACGCAGGGTCCGGTGATCTGGTGGCGCCCGGAGGCCATCCCCGGACTCCGCACCCTGACCGACGCCATCCACGCGGAGGGTGCGGCCGTCAGCGCGCAGATCGCGCACGCAGGCCCCGTCGCCGATGCTCAGTCCAACAAGACCGAAGCGCTAGCCCCGATGACGAGCAAGCGCGCGAGGGGTGCCACCCGCGACGACATCGACGACATCGTCGCAGCGCATGCGAGTGCCGCCCGCTTCGCGATCGACGCGGGGTTCGACGCCGTCGAGATCCACCTCGGGCACGGCTACTTCGTCAGCTCCTTCCTGAGCCCGCTGATCAACAAGCGCGACGACGAGTTCGGCGGCTCCCTGCAGAACCGCGCGAAGGTGGCACGCAGCGTGGTCGAGGCGGTGCGCCGCGCCGTCGACGACGCCGGAGCGGGCAAGATCGCCGTGACCGCCAAGCTCAACATGGCTGACGGAGTGGACGGCGGGATCACCGTCGAGGAGTCACTGCAGACGGCGAAATGGCTTCAGGACGACGGCTGCCTGGATGCGATCGAGCTCACCGCGGGCAGCTCGTTGGTGAACCCGATGTACACGTTCCGGGGCGGTGCGCCGGGCAAGGACGTCCCCGCGCTCGCCAAAGTCGTCCGCGAATACCCTTACTATGACGCGTATCTGCTCGACGATGCCCGCCTGTTTCGTGCCGAGCTGACGATGCCGCTGATCCTTCTCGGCGGCATCACCCACCGCGAGACGATGGATCTGGCGATGGCCGAGGGATTCGAGTTCATCGCGATGGGACGAGCACTACTGGCCGAACCCGATCTGTTGAACCGCATCAAGGCCGACGGCGACGCGCACACCGTGAGGTCGGTCTGCACGCACACCAATGACTGCGTGGTCACCATCTACAGCCACACCCACTGCGTCTTGACCGGGTCCCCCGGCTAG
- a CDS encoding nitroreductase family protein has translation MTTSSTLNLTVDELLTSTRSVRKRLDLEKPVPREVLMECLDLALQAPTGSNAQGWQWMFVDDPEKKKALAEIYRVAATPYLDLPDLERGDIRDEQIGAVKSSAKYLNEHLHEVPVMMIPCLEGRPDGAPAGIGASYWGSLLPAAWSMMLALRSRGLGSAWTTLHLLGDGEKQAAEILGIPFDTYAQGGLFPIAYTKGTDFKPAKRLPAEQLTHWNTW, from the coding sequence ATGACGACTTCGAGCACGCTGAATCTCACCGTCGATGAACTCCTGACCTCTACGCGGTCGGTCCGCAAACGCCTTGACCTGGAGAAGCCGGTACCGCGTGAAGTGTTGATGGAGTGCCTGGATCTGGCGTTGCAGGCGCCCACCGGATCGAACGCTCAGGGCTGGCAGTGGATGTTCGTGGACGACCCGGAGAAGAAGAAGGCCCTCGCCGAGATCTACCGCGTCGCCGCCACGCCTTACCTGGATCTGCCCGACCTTGAGCGCGGGGACATCCGCGACGAGCAGATCGGCGCGGTGAAGAGTTCCGCGAAGTACCTCAACGAGCATCTGCATGAGGTCCCGGTGATGATGATCCCGTGCCTGGAGGGCCGGCCAGACGGTGCACCCGCGGGCATCGGCGCGTCGTACTGGGGGTCGCTGCTTCCCGCCGCGTGGAGCATGATGCTGGCATTGCGGTCCCGTGGGCTGGGCTCGGCGTGGACGACGCTGCACCTGCTCGGTGACGGTGAGAAGCAGGCCGCCGAGATCCTGGGAATTCCGTTCGACACCTACGCCCAGGGCGGGCTGTTCCCGATCGCCTACACCAAGGGCACCGACTTCAAGCCGGCCAAGCGGCTGCCCGCCGAGCAGCTCACCCACTGGAACACCTGGTAG
- a CDS encoding serine protease inhibitor: MTRSAQRESLDWLVAKFANEVSGVSHAILVSADGLLMAASAHMPIERADQLAAVASGLASLSAGAAQLFDGGYVLQSVVEMENGYLLLMRVGDGSHLATLATRTCDIGQIGYEMAILVERVGTVVQSARRTAQR, encoded by the coding sequence ATGACCCGTTCCGCCCAGCGTGAATCACTGGACTGGCTGGTCGCCAAGTTCGCCAACGAGGTCTCCGGGGTATCGCACGCGATCCTGGTGTCGGCCGACGGGTTGTTGATGGCGGCCAGTGCCCACATGCCCATCGAGCGCGCCGACCAACTCGCGGCCGTCGCCTCCGGGCTGGCCAGCCTGTCCGCCGGTGCCGCGCAACTCTTCGACGGCGGCTACGTGCTGCAGTCCGTCGTCGAGATGGAGAACGGCTACCTGCTGCTGATGCGGGTTGGTGATGGTTCGCACCTGGCCACGCTGGCCACCCGAACCTGCGATATCGGCCAGATCGGTTATGAGATGGCGATCCTGGTTGAGCGCGTCGGCACCGTCGTCCAGTCAGCCCGTCGCACCGCGCAGCGTTAG
- a CDS encoding ATP-binding protein: protein MTSFEQQPHGAVAAEFDLHAAQPPKRPPRWSMSNWPVRWKVVAIVLVPLLLAGIFGGLRVYSGWNEAGDLRLAADRAEMAPAIANYMAALEGALLANSTGGDAQAALTAFDSNKRDLARALETTDVVPDVGTGVTNLLDGGQALLDRVIANSIPLREKVTTYAPILLTAEDAVIGSVRVEDERIRAEGLGLSRAMGARGQMMMQQLLVNLGAELPEPELRTSMITLAGTEPSTLFGMAQVLGVGSADAQKLQAEMVKRMAMMSDPAVPLVNNPEITASLQATDDIATQVIDSTTTAVTTGVEDQASAKRQEAIRDSVIVGAAVLLALLLVTLVARTLIRPLRTLRDGALKVAHEDLSRELERVLAGGEPGPVKPLPVHTTEEIGQVAHAVDELHEQAVLLAGEQARLQVQVGDMFETLSRRNRSLVDQQLSLIDNLERNEEDPERLQSLFHLDHLAARMRRNGANLLVLAGSRVAREQADHVPVSALINAAASEVEDYTRVVTASVPDSEVLGVVAGDLVHLLAELLDNALRYSPPTSQVRVSAVHTGNGGLVIEISDVGLGMTDSDLRVANTRLQSGGEVNPYTARHMGLFVVGRLAAQHGLVVRLRSTVAGDPNSGTTAGVYVPAELLLRGGAGLMDTPAFGVPAQPEESYPPAQFAQDEPEFESAPAAPAAPAAPEYRNGHVDPGVSFLPQRDPGASGIAHIPAGPPAFTELAPEPTPEPVSSQWSDDQWPEDSMPAQSLPQRQAPTDTSAFFASRAQAAEPKPQTPRQEPEQSQEPVRAEQAPAPASGDGSIFDKMLSEWLIDDPNELANSTDLDWQTVWDRGWSAAEAAEQAPVAEHTEHGLPIREPGARLVPGAAEDDDGRNGRHRNGTNGVQDNGRNDTSRNDEEGLPVRDPEAVRASISNHFGGVHAGRQARESREADSE from the coding sequence ATGACGTCCTTCGAGCAGCAACCACACGGCGCCGTCGCAGCGGAATTCGATCTCCATGCGGCGCAGCCACCGAAGCGGCCGCCTCGGTGGTCGATGAGCAATTGGCCGGTTCGCTGGAAAGTCGTCGCAATCGTCTTGGTGCCGCTGCTCCTCGCGGGGATATTCGGTGGGCTGCGGGTCTACTCGGGCTGGAATGAGGCGGGCGATCTGCGGCTGGCCGCCGACCGCGCCGAAATGGCGCCGGCGATCGCCAACTACATGGCCGCGCTCGAGGGCGCGCTGCTGGCCAACTCCACCGGTGGTGACGCTCAGGCGGCGCTGACCGCATTCGACTCCAACAAGCGGGATCTCGCCCGGGCGCTCGAGACGACTGACGTGGTGCCCGACGTCGGCACGGGTGTCACGAATCTGCTCGACGGCGGCCAGGCGCTTCTGGACCGGGTCATCGCCAACAGCATCCCGCTGCGCGAGAAGGTCACGACCTACGCGCCGATCCTGCTCACCGCCGAGGACGCAGTGATCGGATCGGTCCGTGTCGAGGACGAGAGAATCCGCGCCGAGGGGCTCGGGCTGTCCCGCGCGATGGGCGCGCGCGGGCAGATGATGATGCAGCAGCTGCTGGTGAACCTCGGTGCCGAGCTGCCCGAGCCCGAGCTTCGCACGTCGATGATCACCCTGGCCGGTACCGAGCCCTCGACGTTGTTCGGGATGGCCCAGGTGCTCGGTGTCGGGTCGGCCGACGCTCAGAAGCTCCAGGCCGAGATGGTCAAGCGGATGGCCATGATGTCGGATCCGGCCGTGCCGCTGGTCAACAACCCGGAGATCACCGCCTCGCTGCAGGCGACCGATGACATCGCCACGCAGGTGATCGACTCGACCACCACGGCCGTGACGACGGGGGTCGAGGATCAGGCGTCGGCCAAGCGGCAGGAGGCCATTAGGGACTCCGTGATCGTCGGCGCCGCGGTGCTGCTGGCGCTCCTGCTCGTGACGCTGGTCGCGCGGACACTGATCCGTCCGCTGCGCACGCTGCGCGACGGCGCGCTCAAGGTGGCCCACGAAGACCTCTCCCGTGAACTCGAACGCGTCCTCGCCGGTGGTGAGCCGGGTCCGGTGAAACCGCTGCCGGTGCACACCACCGAGGAGATCGGACAGGTCGCGCACGCTGTCGACGAACTGCACGAGCAGGCCGTGCTGCTGGCCGGTGAACAGGCCCGGCTGCAGGTCCAGGTCGGCGACATGTTCGAGACGCTGTCCCGGCGCAATCGCTCGCTCGTCGATCAGCAGCTGTCGCTGATCGACAACCTGGAACGCAACGAAGAGGACCCCGAACGACTCCAAAGTCTGTTCCACCTCGACCATCTCGCGGCTCGCATGCGCCGCAACGGCGCGAACCTCCTGGTGCTGGCCGGTTCGCGGGTGGCTCGCGAGCAGGCTGACCACGTGCCGGTCTCGGCGCTGATCAACGCCGCGGCCTCCGAGGTGGAGGACTACACCCGCGTGGTCACCGCGTCGGTCCCCGACAGCGAGGTGCTCGGCGTGGTGGCCGGTGACCTGGTGCATCTGCTGGCGGAACTCCTCGACAACGCGCTGCGGTACTCACCACCCACCTCGCAGGTGCGGGTGTCGGCGGTGCACACCGGCAATGGTGGCCTCGTCATCGAGATCAGCGACGTCGGCTTGGGCATGACGGATTCCGATCTGCGCGTGGCGAATACGCGACTGCAGTCCGGTGGTGAGGTCAATCCGTACACCGCGCGCCACATGGGGCTCTTCGTGGTGGGCCGGCTCGCCGCTCAGCACGGGCTGGTCGTGCGGCTGCGCAGCACCGTCGCAGGTGACCCGAACTCGGGCACCACCGCCGGTGTCTACGTACCGGCCGAACTGCTGCTGCGCGGTGGCGCCGGGTTGATGGACACGCCTGCGTTCGGCGTGCCGGCTCAGCCCGAGGAGAGCTACCCGCCAGCTCAGTTCGCGCAGGACGAGCCCGAATTCGAGTCGGCGCCCGCTGCGCCCGCGGCGCCCGCTGCTCCGGAGTACCGAAACGGGCACGTCGACCCGGGTGTCTCCTTCCTGCCGCAACGCGATCCGGGGGCCAGCGGGATCGCCCACATCCCGGCCGGTCCACCGGCGTTCACGGAACTCGCACCGGAGCCGACGCCCGAGCCGGTGTCGAGCCAGTGGTCGGACGACCAGTGGCCGGAAGACTCGATGCCCGCCCAGTCGCTCCCGCAACGTCAGGCTCCGACTGACACGTCGGCGTTCTTCGCCTCGCGTGCACAGGCCGCCGAGCCGAAGCCGCAAACGCCGCGGCAGGAGCCGGAGCAGTCGCAGGAGCCGGTGCGGGCCGAGCAGGCCCCGGCACCGGCGAGCGGTGACGGCAGCATCTTCGACAAGATGCTCTCGGAGTGGCTCATCGACGATCCCAACGAACTGGCCAACAGCACCGACCTCGACTGGCAGACGGTGTGGGACCGGGGCTGGTCTGCGGCGGAGGCGGCTGAGCAGGCGCCGGTGGCCGAACACACCGAGCACGGTCTGCCGATCCGCGAGCCCGGTGCCCGTCTGGTGCCCGGCGCTGCCGAGGACGATGACGGTCGCAACGGTCGACATCGCAACGGCACCAACGGCGTCCAGGACAACGGCCGCAATGACACCAGCCGCAATGACGAAGAAGGGCTTCCGGTGCGCGACCCCGAGGCGGTGCGCGCCAGCATCAGCAACCACTTCGGCGGAGTGCACGCTGGCCGGCAGGCCCGTGAGAGTAGGGAGGCAGACAGCGAATGA
- a CDS encoding pentapeptide repeat-containing protein — protein MADSEQVWVDQEFTGHDFRDEDLSRLRTERVVFTDCNFSGVDLTESEHYGSAFRNCDFRRASLQHSTFAQCSLLGSVFSESRMRPATFTEVDLTLTVLAACDLQKVDLSDCRLREASLVGADLRKAVLRRADLMGARTQDAKLEQADLRGARVDATFWTTAKLRGARVDIDQAMAYAVAHGLVLGGD, from the coding sequence ATGGCGGATTCCGAACAGGTGTGGGTGGACCAAGAGTTCACCGGCCACGACTTTCGCGACGAGGACCTCAGCCGACTGCGTACCGAGCGGGTGGTGTTCACCGACTGCAACTTCTCCGGTGTCGACCTGACCGAGTCGGAGCATTACGGCTCGGCGTTCCGCAACTGCGACTTCCGGCGGGCATCCCTGCAGCACAGCACGTTTGCGCAGTGCAGTCTGCTCGGATCGGTGTTCTCCGAGAGCCGGATGCGGCCGGCGACGTTCACCGAGGTGGACCTCACGCTGACCGTGCTCGCGGCGTGTGACCTGCAGAAGGTGGACCTGTCGGACTGTCGCCTCCGGGAGGCCAGCCTGGTCGGCGCGGACCTGCGCAAGGCGGTGCTGCGGCGCGCGGACCTGATGGGCGCCCGCACGCAGGACGCCAAGCTCGAGCAGGCCGATCTACGCGGGGCGCGCGTCGACGCGACGTTCTGGACCACCGCGAAGCTCCGCGGGGCCAGGGTCGACATCGATCAGGCGATGGCCTACGCCGTGGCGCACGGCCTGGTCCTCGGCGGCGACTGA
- a CDS encoding DUF742 domain-containing protein produces MDRWRDGWESREPLGEPSLVRPYTLTSGRTNSRVELPLEAPVGTLEPGPAPRWPGNDIRARILQLGVSSPSVAEIAALLSLPLGVARVLIGDLVTQGYLRVHATLSESATTDERRELIGRTLRGLRAL; encoded by the coding sequence ATGGACAGGTGGCGCGACGGATGGGAGTCCAGGGAACCGCTGGGTGAGCCCAGCCTGGTGCGGCCATACACCCTGACGTCGGGCCGCACGAACTCCCGGGTCGAACTGCCGCTCGAGGCACCGGTCGGGACGCTCGAGCCCGGCCCCGCGCCGCGCTGGCCGGGTAACGACATTCGGGCCCGGATTCTTCAGCTGGGCGTGAGCAGCCCATCGGTCGCAGAGATCGCCGCGTTGTTGTCCTTGCCACTCGGCGTCGCGCGCGTGCTGATCGGCGATTTGGTGACGCAAGGGTATCTTCGGGTGCATGCCACCCTTTCGGAGTCGGCGACCACGGATGAACGACGAGAGCTGATAGGAAGGACCTTGCGTGGCCTACGGGCACTTTGA
- a CDS encoding bifunctional 2-polyprenyl-6-hydroxyphenol methylase/3-demethylubiquinol 3-O-methyltransferase UbiG — protein MVAQSHWMQKVTADPGHSHWYVERFRAMARAGDDLAGEARFVDAMAPRGAHILDAGCGPGRLGGYLAAAGHHVVGVDVDPTLIEAAEQDCPGPTWLVGDLAELDLPARGITDPFDVILSAGNVMTFLAPSTRVQVLVRLRAHLKQDGRAVIGFGAGREYEFDEFLDDAATAGFAPELLLSAWDVRPFTENSDFLVALLRPA, from the coding sequence ATGGTCGCGCAGAGTCACTGGATGCAGAAGGTCACGGCCGATCCCGGACACTCGCACTGGTACGTCGAGCGGTTCCGTGCCATGGCGCGCGCCGGTGACGACCTGGCCGGCGAGGCACGCTTCGTGGATGCGATGGCTCCGCGCGGTGCCCATATCCTCGACGCCGGCTGCGGTCCCGGCCGGCTGGGCGGTTATCTGGCCGCCGCCGGTCACCACGTCGTCGGTGTCGACGTCGACCCGACCCTCATCGAGGCCGCCGAGCAGGACTGTCCCGGACCGACCTGGCTCGTCGGCGACCTCGCCGAACTCGACCTGCCCGCGCGCGGCATCACCGACCCCTTCGACGTGATCCTGTCGGCAGGCAATGTCATGACATTCCTTGCCCCGAGCACCCGAGTTCAGGTGCTGGTCCGGTTGCGTGCCCACCTCAAGCAGGATGGCCGGGCGGTCATCGGCTTCGGCGCCGGTCGCGAGTACGAGTTCGACGAATTCCTCGACGACGCCGCGACTGCCGGGTTCGCGCCCGAACTGCTGCTGTCCGCCTGGGATGTGCGACCGTTCACCGAGAACTCCGACTTCCTCGTCGCGCTTCTTCGGCCGGCGTAG
- a CDS encoding tRNA (cytidine(34)-2'-O)-methyltransferase, with product MFKVMFYSPRIAPNTGNAIRMVAATGCELHLVEPLGFDLTEPKLRRAGLDYHDLASVTVHPDLDAAWTAVMPARVFAFTAHADSSFADVDYVPGDVLLFGPEPTGLAADTLADPHITTRVRIPMLAGRRSLNLSNAAAVVVYEAWRQQGFTGAI from the coding sequence GTGTTCAAGGTGATGTTCTATTCGCCCCGCATCGCGCCCAACACGGGCAACGCGATCCGGATGGTCGCCGCGACCGGCTGCGAATTGCATCTCGTCGAACCGCTGGGATTCGACCTCACCGAACCGAAGTTGCGCCGCGCCGGGCTGGACTACCACGACCTGGCCTCGGTGACCGTGCATCCGGATCTGGACGCCGCCTGGACGGCCGTCATGCCCGCGCGAGTGTTCGCGTTCACCGCGCACGCCGACAGTTCGTTCGCCGACGTGGACTACGTACCCGGCGACGTCCTGTTGTTCGGTCCCGAGCCGACGGGCCTGGCCGCCGACACGCTCGCCGACCCCCACATCACCACCCGGGTGCGCATCCCCATGCTCGCGGGCCGGCGGTCGTTGAACCTGTCGAATGCCGCGGCGGTGGTGGTGTACGAGGCCTGGCGCCAGCAGGGTTTCACCGGCGCCATCTGA